One genomic region from Conexibacter woesei DSM 14684 encodes:
- a CDS encoding carbohydrate ABC transporter permease, producing the protein MASTALTQQATGPEQETPGRPPTPPGGGRRRRGARRGGSAPLRDAAHRKWFALPAVVLVAVFFAAPFLLNAGFAFSDWSGYSDEIGFNGIDNFRTLIDQEIFWPAVRTTLLYALLVLTFQMAVSLPLALALTETNRANSFFRSLFFLPVLISPLAAGYIWKGLLAPNGPINGFLTFFLPGTVDHSWLGDPQTALPAVALIEAWKWSGLITLVYIAGLKAIPKELLEAATIDGANAWKRFWKVKLRLLAPALTFNVAVTLAVALMAYDVIAPTTNGGPGDHTTTLNIAMRLQWGQSFFGPASALSLTVAVLVVLTAVPLVMWLRRKELDG; encoded by the coding sequence GTGGCGAGCACCGCGCTGACCCAGCAGGCGACCGGTCCGGAGCAGGAAACTCCGGGCCGGCCGCCGACTCCCCCGGGGGGCGGCCGCCGCCGGCGCGGCGCCCGCCGCGGCGGCTCCGCGCCGCTGCGCGACGCAGCGCACCGCAAGTGGTTCGCGCTGCCCGCGGTCGTACTCGTCGCGGTCTTCTTCGCCGCGCCGTTCCTGCTCAACGCCGGCTTCGCCTTCTCGGACTGGAGCGGCTACTCGGACGAGATCGGCTTCAACGGGATCGACAACTTCCGCACGCTGATCGACCAGGAGATCTTCTGGCCGGCCGTCCGCACGACGCTGCTCTACGCGCTGCTCGTGCTGACGTTCCAGATGGCGGTCAGCCTCCCGCTCGCGCTCGCGCTGACGGAGACCAACCGCGCCAACAGCTTCTTCCGCTCGCTCTTCTTCCTGCCGGTGCTGATCTCGCCGCTGGCGGCGGGCTACATCTGGAAGGGGCTGCTGGCACCGAACGGGCCGATCAACGGCTTCCTCACCTTCTTCCTGCCGGGCACCGTCGACCACAGCTGGCTCGGTGACCCGCAGACGGCGCTGCCGGCGGTCGCGCTGATCGAGGCGTGGAAGTGGAGCGGGCTGATCACGCTCGTCTACATCGCCGGCCTCAAGGCTATCCCGAAGGAGCTGCTGGAGGCCGCGACGATCGACGGCGCGAACGCGTGGAAGCGCTTCTGGAAGGTGAAGCTGCGGCTGCTCGCGCCGGCGCTGACGTTCAACGTCGCCGTCACGCTCGCCGTCGCGCTGATGGCCTACGACGTGATCGCGCCGACGACCAACGGCGGTCCCGGCGACCACACGACGACGCTCAACATCGCGATGCGGCTGCAGTGGGGCCAGTCGTTCTTCGGGCCGGCGAGCGCGCTCAGCCTCACCGTCGCGGTGCTCGTCGTGCTGACCGCGGTCCCGCTCGTGATGTGGCTGCGACGCAAGGAGCTGGACGGATGA
- a CDS encoding ABC transporter ATP-binding protein, whose protein sequence is MATIELHGVTKRYPDGTEAVRAIDLDVADGEFLILVGPSGCGKTTALRMIAGLESITDGELRIDGERVNERAPKDRDIAMVFQSYALYPHMSVRDNMGFALQLAKTPKAEVAARVEEAARVLDLTGHLDRKPGQLSGGQRQRVAMGRAIVRQPKAFLMDEPLSNLDAKLRVQMRAELARLQHRLGTTTVYVTHDQVEAMTLGDRVAVMRDGVIQQLDTPAALYERPANLFVAGFIGAPGMNVVEASVADGVLRLPFGDVALPGDGDVPAGDVVAGIRPEQFEAAALARGADPGHPRFRIVPDLVESVGSDLYAYFDLDGRQLVARLDVESRARVGEAVELVLDPSRIQLFNPADGRNLAVTPLTTAAR, encoded by the coding sequence ATGGCGACGATTGAGCTGCACGGCGTCACGAAGCGCTACCCCGACGGCACCGAGGCGGTCCGCGCGATCGACCTCGACGTCGCCGACGGCGAGTTCCTGATCCTCGTCGGCCCGTCGGGCTGCGGCAAGACGACGGCGCTGCGGATGATCGCGGGACTGGAGTCGATCACCGACGGCGAGCTGCGGATCGACGGCGAGCGCGTCAACGAGCGCGCACCGAAGGACCGCGACATCGCGATGGTCTTCCAGAGCTACGCGCTCTACCCGCACATGAGCGTGCGCGACAACATGGGCTTCGCGCTCCAGCTCGCGAAGACGCCGAAGGCGGAGGTCGCCGCGCGCGTGGAGGAGGCCGCGCGCGTGCTCGACCTGACCGGCCACCTCGACCGCAAGCCCGGCCAGCTGTCCGGCGGCCAGCGCCAGCGGGTCGCGATGGGCCGCGCGATCGTCCGCCAGCCGAAGGCGTTCCTGATGGACGAGCCGCTCTCCAACCTCGACGCCAAGCTGCGCGTCCAGATGCGCGCCGAGCTGGCCCGCCTCCAGCACCGGCTCGGGACGACGACGGTCTACGTCACGCACGACCAGGTCGAGGCGATGACGCTCGGCGACCGCGTCGCCGTGATGCGCGACGGCGTGATCCAGCAGCTCGACACGCCCGCCGCGCTGTACGAGCGCCCGGCGAACCTGTTCGTCGCCGGCTTCATCGGCGCCCCGGGGATGAACGTGGTGGAGGCGAGCGTCGCGGACGGGGTGCTGCGGCTGCCGTTCGGCGACGTCGCGCTCCCCGGCGACGGTGACGTCCCTGCCGGCGACGTCGTCGCCGGGATCCGTCCCGAGCAGTTCGAGGCGGCGGCGCTCGCGCGCGGTGCCGATCCCGGCCACCCGCGCTTCCGGATCGTGCCGGACCTCGTCGAGTCGGTCGGCTCCGACCTCTACGCCTACTTCGACCTCGACGGCAGACAGCTCGTCGCCCGCCTCGACGTCGAGAGCCGTGCGCGTGTCGGCGAGGCGGTCGAGCTGGTGCTCGACCCCTCGCGAATCCAGCTCTTCAACCCAGCAGACGGTCGCAATCTCGCAGTGACGCCGCTCACGACCGCGGCGCGGTAG
- a CDS encoding alpha-L-rhamnosidase gives MGELRGERLRCERLSDPLAVEPARPRLSWIAAAAAAPGTSGPASGAGASGAAAGEPADAAVSRGQRPTAYRVLAASSLKALSAVSERLAGGGERRGGAHRLPAGGRDLLWDSGRVAAAETLAVEWGGAPLAPCVRVFWRVLVWDRDGRVGPPSAIATFGAGLGDGEDAWGGAQWLGHGHPWAEHTPAGGDELDPLHNMGMTSALLRTEFALTRPVVRATAYATARGVYRLRLNGARVGDDELAPGWTDYRRRIHYQAFDLTRRLRSGANALGVELGEGWYAGYVGWMAKHAGGHYGARPSALVHVRVEHADGSLTLLSTDGGGWRATRGPRVYSDLQMGERFDARLVEAGWDEPGFDDAGWEQAVVHAPPAGARLEAQPCEPARALRELAPIALTEPRPGTWVFDLGQNLVGWARLRAAGPRGTAVTLRFGELLRPDGTLYTDNLRTAAARDTFVLAGRDDGTPEQFEPAFTFHGFRYVELTGLPTAPALADLTACVVHSDAPWAGEFACSHELLNAIARNAEWGQRGNFLSIPTDCPQRDERLGWLADTQVFAATALRNMDCTAFLSKWLQDVRDAQADDGAFPDVAPLPPAYDVLSHGAPGWGDGGVIVPWLVWRASGERAVLAAHYPAMVRWMEHLAALNPSHLRRDGLYNSYGDWLNVDAQTPKDLLATAYWALDARLLEQIARELGHEPDATRWRALHARVAAAFGAEWVAADGSLRTPTQTGYLLALHAELLPPALRASAAAHLAADVVARGRRLSTGFIGTGLLCPLLTEHGHAELAYDLALADTHPSWGATVRAGATTMWERWDGWSEDGGFASPNMNSFNHYAFGAIGEWLHRHVAGLDQHPDVPGWGHVWVRPQLDARLTWARAAHDSPRGPVRAGWELRDGELTLDVEIPPGAVGTVFVPGGDAAALRESGRPLADVAGVRLDGIEGDRIVVHVDSGRYVFTHQEGRDGDD, from the coding sequence GTGGGCGAGCTGCGAGGAGAGCGGCTGCGCTGCGAGCGGCTGAGCGACCCGCTCGCCGTCGAGCCGGCCCGGCCGCGGCTGAGCTGGATCGCTGCGGCCGCGGCCGCGCCTGGCACGAGCGGCCCGGCGAGCGGCGCGGGCGCGAGCGGCGCGGCCGCCGGCGAGCCGGCCGACGCCGCCGTCTCGCGCGGCCAGCGGCCGACCGCCTACCGCGTGCTGGCGGCGTCGTCGCTGAAGGCGCTGAGCGCCGTCAGCGAGCGGCTGGCTGGCGGCGGCGAGCGGCGCGGCGGCGCCCACAGGCTGCCGGCCGGCGGGCGCGACCTGTTGTGGGACTCGGGCCGCGTCGCCGCGGCGGAGACGCTCGCGGTCGAATGGGGCGGCGCGCCGCTCGCACCGTGCGTGCGGGTCTTCTGGCGCGTGCTCGTGTGGGACCGCGACGGCCGCGTCGGGCCGCCGAGCGCGATCGCGACGTTCGGCGCCGGGCTCGGTGACGGCGAGGACGCGTGGGGCGGGGCGCAGTGGCTCGGTCACGGCCATCCGTGGGCGGAGCACACGCCGGCGGGCGGCGACGAGCTCGACCCGCTGCACAACATGGGGATGACGTCGGCGCTGCTGCGGACCGAGTTCGCGCTCACCAGACCGGTGGTGCGGGCCACCGCCTACGCGACCGCGCGCGGCGTCTACCGCCTGCGGCTCAACGGCGCGCGCGTCGGCGACGACGAGCTGGCGCCCGGCTGGACCGACTACCGCAGACGGATCCACTACCAGGCGTTCGACCTCACGCGCCGGCTGCGCAGCGGCGCCAACGCGCTCGGCGTCGAGCTGGGCGAGGGCTGGTACGCGGGCTACGTCGGCTGGATGGCGAAGCACGCCGGCGGCCACTACGGCGCGCGTCCGAGCGCGCTCGTGCACGTGCGCGTCGAGCACGCCGACGGCTCGCTCACACTGCTCTCCACCGACGGCGGCGGCTGGCGCGCGACGCGCGGGCCGCGCGTCTACTCCGACCTGCAGATGGGCGAGCGCTTCGACGCGCGGCTGGTCGAAGCCGGCTGGGACGAGCCCGGCTTCGACGACGCCGGCTGGGAGCAGGCCGTCGTGCACGCGCCGCCGGCCGGCGCGCGGCTGGAGGCGCAGCCGTGCGAGCCCGCCCGCGCGCTGCGCGAGCTGGCGCCGATCGCGCTGACCGAGCCGCGGCCCGGGACGTGGGTCTTCGACCTCGGGCAGAACCTCGTCGGCTGGGCGCGGCTGCGCGCCGCCGGTCCGCGCGGCACCGCCGTCACGCTCCGCTTCGGCGAGCTGCTGCGCCCCGACGGGACGCTCTACACCGACAACCTCCGCACGGCCGCCGCGCGCGACACGTTCGTGCTCGCGGGCCGCGACGACGGCACGCCCGAGCAGTTCGAGCCGGCGTTCACCTTCCACGGCTTCCGCTACGTCGAGCTGACCGGGCTCCCGACGGCGCCGGCGCTCGCCGACCTGACGGCGTGCGTGGTCCACTCCGACGCGCCGTGGGCCGGCGAGTTCGCCTGCTCGCACGAGCTGCTGAACGCGATCGCACGCAACGCCGAGTGGGGGCAGCGCGGAAACTTCCTGTCGATCCCGACCGACTGCCCGCAGCGCGACGAGCGGCTCGGCTGGCTCGCCGACACGCAGGTGTTCGCCGCGACCGCGCTGCGGAACATGGACTGCACGGCGTTCCTGTCGAAGTGGCTCCAGGACGTGCGCGACGCTCAGGCCGACGACGGCGCGTTCCCGGACGTCGCGCCGTTGCCGCCTGCCTACGACGTGCTCTCGCACGGCGCGCCCGGCTGGGGCGACGGAGGCGTGATCGTCCCGTGGCTCGTCTGGCGCGCGTCGGGCGAGCGCGCGGTGCTCGCCGCGCACTACCCGGCGATGGTCCGCTGGATGGAGCACCTCGCCGCGCTCAACCCCTCGCACCTGCGCCGCGACGGCCTCTACAACAGCTACGGCGACTGGCTCAACGTCGATGCGCAGACGCCGAAGGACCTGCTCGCGACGGCCTACTGGGCGCTCGACGCGCGCCTGCTGGAGCAGATCGCGCGCGAGCTGGGACACGAGCCCGACGCGACCCGCTGGCGGGCGCTGCACGCCCGCGTCGCGGCGGCGTTCGGAGCCGAATGGGTCGCCGCCGATGGCAGCCTGCGCACGCCGACGCAGACCGGCTACCTGCTCGCGCTGCACGCCGAGCTGCTGCCGCCGGCGCTTCGCGCGTCCGCCGCTGCTCACCTCGCCGCGGACGTGGTCGCGCGCGGCCGGCGGCTCTCGACCGGCTTCATCGGCACCGGACTGCTGTGCCCGCTGCTGACCGAGCACGGCCACGCCGAGCTGGCGTACGACCTCGCGCTCGCGGACACCCACCCGTCGTGGGGCGCGACCGTGCGCGCCGGCGCGACGACGATGTGGGAGCGCTGGGACGGCTGGAGCGAGGACGGCGGCTTCGCCTCGCCGAACATGAACTCGTTCAACCACTACGCCTTCGGAGCGATCGGCGAGTGGCTGCACCGGCACGTCGCCGGGCTCGACCAGCACCCCGACGTCCCCGGCTGGGGCCATGTCTGGGTCCGCCCGCAGCTCGATGCGCGGCTGACCTGGGCGCGCGCCGCGCACGACTCGCCGCGCGGTCCGGTGCGCGCCGGGTGGGAGCTGCGCGACGGCGAGCTGACGCTCGACGTCGAGATCCCGCCGGGCGCCGTCGGCACCGTCTTCGTCCCGGGCGGCGACGCCGCCGCGCTGCGCGAGTCGGGCCGCCCGCTCGCCGACGTCGCCGGCGTGCGGCTCGACGGGATCGAAGGCGACCGGATCGTCGTCCACGTCGACTCCGGCCGCTACGTCTTCACACACCAGGAGGGTCGCGATGGCGACGATTGA
- a CDS encoding serine hydrolase domain-containing protein, translated as MTTPSGDFDLVLDLIRGEVDSGRLPTAVFGVATSSGVQVLEAFGSHGRRPLATDDTFLLFSASKPLIGLAALRLVEQGKLALRTALSEALPQFGMARIGDEVTLWHLLTHTAGIVEATVTPDTPVREQLLTAPQMFRAGEYALYCNVAFEGIAALVESVTGRPLHEHLPADLNALPGVEGLTFDPAAEVVPLAGLDRVLFDVERFRALRHPAGSLCARAEDLLSLGSMLLRGDRELIHPTTLSASLTPQTTGIPRLLPDPLHIGPGTGQEWGLVWNMRMGSPTLLEQRLYGHGGLSGCQWWMYPDHDACFVLLTGLMNPLDVGVDLDNVHNAFTTCLDPVGASLGAAA; from the coding sequence ATGACCACCCCCTCTGGCGACTTCGATCTCGTGCTCGACCTGATCCGCGGCGAGGTCGACAGCGGCCGGCTGCCGACCGCCGTCTTCGGCGTCGCGACCTCCTCCGGCGTGCAGGTGCTGGAGGCGTTCGGCTCCCACGGCCGCCGCCCGCTCGCGACCGACGACACGTTCCTGCTCTTCTCCGCCAGCAAGCCGCTGATAGGGCTCGCCGCGCTGCGGCTGGTCGAGCAGGGCAAGCTGGCGCTGCGGACGGCGCTGTCGGAGGCGCTGCCGCAGTTCGGGATGGCGCGGATCGGCGACGAGGTGACGCTCTGGCACCTGCTGACGCACACCGCGGGGATCGTCGAGGCGACCGTCACGCCGGACACGCCGGTGCGCGAGCAGCTGCTGACGGCGCCGCAGATGTTCCGCGCCGGCGAGTACGCGCTCTACTGCAACGTCGCGTTCGAGGGGATCGCGGCGCTCGTCGAGTCGGTCACGGGCCGACCGCTGCACGAGCACCTGCCGGCCGACCTCAACGCGCTGCCCGGCGTCGAGGGGCTGACGTTCGATCCCGCCGCGGAGGTCGTCCCGCTCGCGGGCCTCGATCGCGTGCTGTTCGACGTCGAGCGCTTCCGCGCGCTGCGCCACCCGGCCGGCTCGTTGTGCGCCAGAGCGGAGGACCTGCTGTCGCTCGGCTCGATGCTGCTGCGCGGCGACCGCGAGCTGATCCACCCGACGACGCTGTCGGCGAGCCTCACGCCGCAGACGACGGGCATTCCGCGGCTGCTGCCGGACCCGCTCCACATCGGCCCCGGCACCGGCCAGGAGTGGGGCCTGGTCTGGAACATGCGGATGGGCAGCCCGACGCTGCTGGAGCAGCGGCTGTACGGACACGGCGGCCTGTCGGGCTGTCAGTGGTGGATGTACCCGGACCACGACGCCTGCTTCGTCCTGTTGACTGGTCTGATGAACCCGCTCGACGTCGGCGTCGACCTCGACAACGTCCACAACGCGTTCACGACCTGCCTCGACCCGGTCGGCGCGTCGCTGGGAGCCGCCGCGTGA
- a CDS encoding carbohydrate ABC transporter permease: MTPRRATTIARYVALSLFAIPWVVLPLWMVVVNAFKTQGEAQALSLDLPGEWAIGENFRTVIDDGNYLTGLLNSVLVTVPAIAVVLLLGSAAAWAFARTRSRWLRAAYYLTTLSVLLPPAIIPSIYLLRELSLDGSRLGYALVTISARLGIVIFLTTGFVRALPGELEDAAAVDGASAFQTYRRILLPLMKPVLLVGGVILMITVWNDFFFALFLIQGEGSATLPLTLYGFASSTVDTLRWNLVFAHVVLTSLPLVVVYLFVQRRVLSGLTEGAVKG; this comes from the coding sequence ATGACGCCGCGCAGAGCAACGACGATCGCCCGCTACGTCGCGCTGTCGCTGTTCGCGATCCCGTGGGTCGTGCTGCCGCTGTGGATGGTCGTCGTCAACGCCTTCAAGACGCAGGGCGAGGCGCAGGCGCTGAGCCTCGACCTCCCGGGCGAGTGGGCGATCGGCGAGAACTTCCGCACGGTGATCGACGACGGCAACTACCTCACCGGCCTGCTCAACAGCGTGCTCGTGACCGTCCCCGCGATCGCCGTCGTGCTGCTGCTCGGCTCGGCCGCCGCGTGGGCGTTCGCCCGCACGCGGTCGCGCTGGCTGAGAGCGGCGTACTACCTCACGACGCTGTCGGTGCTGCTGCCGCCGGCGATCATCCCGTCGATCTACCTGCTGAGAGAGCTGTCGCTCGACGGCTCGCGGCTCGGCTACGCGCTCGTGACGATCTCGGCGCGGCTCGGGATCGTCATCTTCCTCACGACCGGCTTCGTGCGGGCGCTGCCCGGGGAGCTGGAGGACGCGGCCGCGGTCGACGGCGCCTCGGCGTTCCAGACCTACCGCCGCATCCTGCTGCCGCTGATGAAGCCGGTGCTGCTCGTCGGCGGGGTGATCCTGATGATCACCGTCTGGAACGACTTCTTCTTCGCCCTCTTCCTGATCCAGGGCGAGGGCAGCGCGACGCTGCCGCTGACGCTCTACGGCTTCGCCTCGAGCACCGTCGACACGCTGCGCTGGAACCTCGTCTTCGCGCACGTCGTGCTGACGAGCCTGCCGCTCGTCGTGGTGTACCTGTTCGTCCAACGCCGCGTGCTGAGCGGCCTCACCGAAGGAGCGGTCAAGGGATGA
- a CDS encoding DeoR/GlpR family DNA-binding transcription regulator has product MTSGMYRRFVPAERRRRMAALLQRRGSVSIAELEEAFGISAMTARRDLAALEERGLVTRTWGGASTLAPVAHEASFADRVRRDPERKRRLADEAYKLVQPNETLLVDSSSTGWYFVERLLEEPLPCTVITNSLAIVDLAAEVPAQVQVVVIGGILRPLTRSTVGPAATKAIRGYYADRAIVSVYGVGTDGGLTDPDAYESEVKAAIVARAREPMLLVDASKFGTLAQNRIGAADEFSHAIVADVGRDATDMLVGAGVELHEA; this is encoded by the coding sequence ATGACGAGCGGCATGTATCGCCGGTTCGTGCCGGCGGAGCGCCGCAGACGGATGGCGGCGCTGCTGCAGAGACGCGGCTCGGTGTCGATCGCGGAGCTGGAGGAGGCGTTCGGCATCTCCGCGATGACGGCGCGGCGCGACCTCGCGGCGCTGGAGGAGCGCGGGCTGGTGACGCGCACCTGGGGCGGCGCGAGCACCCTCGCGCCGGTCGCCCACGAGGCGTCGTTCGCCGACCGCGTGCGGCGTGACCCGGAGCGCAAGCGCCGCCTCGCCGACGAGGCGTACAAGCTCGTGCAGCCGAACGAGACGCTGCTCGTCGACTCCTCCTCGACCGGCTGGTACTTCGTCGAGCGGCTGCTGGAGGAGCCGCTCCCGTGCACGGTCATCACGAACTCGCTCGCGATCGTCGACCTCGCCGCCGAGGTGCCGGCGCAGGTGCAGGTCGTCGTGATCGGCGGGATCCTGCGGCCGTTGACGCGCTCGACGGTCGGGCCCGCGGCGACGAAGGCGATCCGCGGCTACTACGCCGACCGCGCGATCGTCTCCGTCTACGGCGTCGGCACGGACGGCGGGCTGACGGACCCCGACGCCTACGAGTCGGAGGTGAAGGCGGCGATCGTCGCCCGCGCGCGCGAGCCGATGCTGCTGGTCGACGCGTCGAAGTTCGGCACGCTCGCGCAGAACCGCATAGGCGCCGCCGACGAGTTCAGCCACGCGATCGTCGCCGACGTCGGGCGCGACGCGACCGACATGCTGGTCGGGGCCGGCGTGGAGCTGCACGAGGCCTGA
- a CDS encoding AMP-binding protein: MSAPSYAHGVGDVALIGETIGENLAHTAARVPERDALVSCEQGIRWTYAQLDAAVDRLATGLLRSGVAKGDRVGLWSPNRAEWTLVQYATARIGAVLVNVNPAYRTHELSYALRHSGTKLLFSARAFKTSDYAAMVAQVGDELQELERVVFFDDDPAWDELAATPADAAALAERAATLSFDDPIDIQYTSGTTGAPKGATLSHHNLLNNGFLVGELIHYSEHDRICLPVPFYHCFGMVMGNLAATSHGACMVIPSAGFDPLATLRAVAQERCTSLYGVPTMFIAELEHPSFAEHDLSSLRTGIMAGSPCPIEVMKQVIDKMHMREVSICYGMTETSPVSTQTRTDDPLELRVGSVGRVGPHVEVKVVEPDTGMIVKRGETGELRTRGYSVMLGYWGELEKTAEAIDAAGWMHTGDLATMDDAGYVAIVGRIKDMVIRGGENVYPRELEELLHLHDDVVDVQVVGVPDAKYGEELCAWVRLRDGAAVGEDDVRAFCRERVAHFKVPRHVLFVDEFPMTVTGKVQKYKMREATIERLGLDTMEVEGR, translated from the coding sequence GTGAGCGCACCGTCCTACGCGCACGGCGTCGGCGACGTCGCGCTGATAGGCGAGACGATCGGCGAGAACCTCGCCCACACCGCCGCGCGCGTGCCCGAGCGCGACGCGCTCGTCAGCTGCGAGCAGGGGATCCGGTGGACGTATGCGCAGCTCGACGCGGCCGTCGACCGGCTCGCGACGGGTCTGCTGCGGAGCGGGGTCGCGAAGGGCGACCGCGTCGGGCTGTGGTCGCCCAACCGCGCCGAGTGGACGCTCGTCCAGTACGCGACCGCGCGGATCGGCGCGGTGCTGGTGAACGTCAACCCGGCGTACCGCACGCACGAGCTGTCCTACGCGCTGCGCCACTCCGGCACGAAGCTGCTGTTCAGCGCGCGTGCGTTCAAGACGAGCGACTACGCGGCGATGGTGGCGCAGGTCGGCGACGAGCTGCAGGAGCTGGAGCGGGTCGTCTTCTTCGACGACGACCCGGCGTGGGACGAGCTGGCCGCGACGCCCGCGGACGCCGCCGCGCTCGCCGAGCGCGCCGCGACGCTGAGCTTCGACGATCCGATCGACATCCAGTACACGAGCGGCACGACCGGCGCGCCGAAGGGCGCGACGCTGAGCCACCACAACCTGCTCAACAACGGCTTCCTCGTCGGCGAGCTGATCCACTACTCCGAGCACGACCGGATCTGCCTGCCGGTCCCCTTCTACCACTGCTTCGGCATGGTGATGGGCAACCTCGCGGCGACCTCGCACGGCGCCTGCATGGTGATCCCGTCGGCCGGCTTCGACCCGCTCGCGACGCTGCGCGCGGTCGCGCAGGAGCGCTGCACCTCGCTCTACGGCGTCCCGACGATGTTCATCGCCGAGCTGGAGCACCCGTCGTTCGCCGAGCACGACCTCAGCTCGCTGCGGACCGGGATCATGGCCGGCTCGCCGTGCCCGATCGAGGTGATGAAGCAGGTGATCGACAAGATGCACATGCGCGAGGTGTCGATCTGTTACGGCATGACCGAGACCTCTCCGGTCTCCACCCAGACGCGCACCGACGACCCGCTCGAGCTGCGCGTCGGCAGCGTCGGGCGGGTCGGTCCGCACGTCGAGGTGAAGGTCGTCGAGCCCGACACGGGCATGATCGTGAAGCGCGGTGAGACCGGCGAGTTGCGCACGCGCGGCTACTCCGTGATGCTCGGATACTGGGGCGAGCTGGAGAAGACCGCCGAGGCGATCGACGCGGCGGGCTGGATGCACACCGGCGACCTCGCGACGATGGACGACGCCGGCTACGTCGCGATCGTCGGGCGGATCAAGGACATGGTCATCCGCGGCGGCGAGAACGTCTACCCGCGCGAGCTGGAGGAGTTGCTGCACCTGCACGACGACGTCGTCGACGTCCAGGTCGTCGGCGTCCCCGACGCGAAGTACGGCGAGGAGCTGTGCGCGTGGGTGCGGCTGCGCGACGGCGCCGCGGTCGGCGAGGACGACGTGCGCGCCTTCTGCCGCGAGCGCGTCGCGCACTTCAAGGTGCCGCGCCACGTGCTGTTCGTGGACGAGTTCCCGATGACGGTCACCGGGAAGGTGCAGAAGTACAAGATGCGCGAGGCGACGATCGAGCGGCTCGGCCTGGACACGATGGAGGTGGAGGGCAGATGA
- a CDS encoding ABC transporter substrate-binding protein produces the protein MRWMLRAVVATVLLVAAAFTVTACGSSDDSSESASTTTGGGRGGAKITVWHNSADPPALRQLYKDFEADTGNEVELVAIPSAGFEDTTLTKWASGARPDVLEYHPTVTNLLALNPRNTLRDLSGEEYIAKSGDLYRSAATVDGTTYGAIIGFPQVFGMFYNKDVFARAGIATPPGNAQELAQACTDIKARAPGVTPIAESGGSVWPPQVLPSLLMGDANQDNAWGQELRSNRAALDDDGSPFVRAMETYRQLKDDGCFNRDLVTATVENSVRALVEGRAAMVALHSDMIPAIVAAAGGDAARVDRAIGFLVLGGESAAATYIPGPIGSYYLPRTGDGDREAAALDFVRYATGRGYGRYIEASRTFPIIEGTPEPSGISALQREVKAAYDRGPANIAYAADVPGVAGVAALINKLMIDETTPQEMAEQTQKQIEQAAKAAKLEGW, from the coding sequence ATGCGCTGGATGCTGCGCGCGGTCGTCGCGACCGTGCTGCTGGTCGCTGCCGCGTTCACGGTGACGGCCTGCGGAAGTAGTGACGATTCATCTGAGAGCGCCTCGACCACGACAGGTGGCGGCAGAGGCGGGGCGAAGATCACGGTCTGGCACAACAGTGCCGATCCGCCCGCGCTGAGACAGCTCTACAAGGACTTCGAGGCCGACACCGGCAACGAGGTCGAGCTGGTCGCGATCCCGTCCGCGGGCTTCGAGGACACGACGCTGACGAAGTGGGCGTCCGGCGCCCGCCCCGACGTGCTCGAGTACCACCCGACCGTCACGAACCTGCTCGCGCTGAACCCGAGAAACACGCTGCGCGATCTCTCCGGCGAGGAGTACATCGCGAAGTCCGGCGACCTCTACAGAAGCGCCGCGACCGTCGACGGCACGACCTACGGCGCGATCATCGGCTTCCCGCAGGTCTTCGGGATGTTCTACAACAAGGACGTCTTCGCCAGAGCGGGCATCGCGACGCCGCCCGGCAACGCGCAGGAGCTGGCGCAGGCGTGCACCGACATCAAGGCCAGAGCGCCCGGCGTCACGCCGATCGCCGAGTCCGGCGGCTCGGTGTGGCCGCCGCAGGTGCTGCCGTCGCTGCTGATGGGCGACGCCAACCAGGACAACGCCTGGGGCCAGGAGCTGCGCTCCAACAGAGCCGCGCTCGACGACGACGGCTCGCCGTTCGTGAGAGCGATGGAGACGTACAGACAGCTCAAGGACGACGGCTGCTTCAACAGAGACCTCGTCACCGCGACGGTCGAGAACAGCGTCAGAGCGCTCGTCGAGGGCAGAGCGGCGATGGTCGCGCTGCACTCCGACATGATCCCGGCGATCGTGGCGGCGGCCGGCGGCGACGCCGCGAGAGTCGACAGAGCGATCGGCTTCCTCGTACTCGGCGGTGAGTCCGCCGCGGCGACGTACATCCCCGGTCCGATCGGCAGCTACTACCTGCCGAGAACCGGTGACGGCGACCGTGAGGCGGCGGCGCTCGACTTCGTCCGCTACGCGACGGGCAGAGGCTACGGCAGATACATCGAGGCCTCGAGAACCTTCCCGATCATCGAGGGCACGCCCGAGCCGAGTGGGATCTCTGCGCTGCAGAGAGAGGTCAAGGCCGCCTACGACAGAGGCCCGGCGAACATCGCCTACGCGGCCGACGTCCCCGGCGTGGCCGGCGTCGCGGCGCTCATCAACAAGCTGATGATCGACGAGACGACGCCGCAGGAGATGGCCGAGCAGACGCAGAAGCAGATCGAGCAGGCGGCCAAGGCCGCGAAGCTCGAGGGCTGGTAG